The nucleotide sequence GGGCAGGCGGACGTCGACGCCGTCGAGCTTCAGGGTCCAGCGCCGGCCCGAGACGTAGGTGCCGGCCCGAACGCGCTCGCCGAGGGAGCCGGCCGCCGCGATCAGGCCGAGATACTCGCTGAGCTTGTCGTTGGCGCCCTCGCCCACGACGAGCGGCAGGCTGGCGTAGCGGTCGTCCCGCATCGTGTCGATCACGGTGCCGTCGGCGGCGATGACGCTGACCTCGCCGTTCTTCTGCCAGAGGGCGGCGGGCTCGCGCTCGACCTGGTTGATCACGACCTCGTTCGGGTAGATCTTGCGGACCGAGGCCTGGGCGATGAGCGGCACACGCAGGAGCTTCTCGCGCACCTCCGCAACGTCCAGGAAGGGCAAGGAGCTGCGCCAGTCGATCCCGGCGGCCGCCAGGACCTCGCGCTCGTACATCCGCGAGATGCCCGAGATGGTGACGCGCTCGACGCCGAAGCCGGCGAGCCGCGCGGCGATGTCGAGGGGGCGGCCCTGCTCGACCACGAAGGCGTCGTAGCGCCCGCTCGCCACGAAGCCGGCGAGCGCGAGGCCCGCGCAGGCGGCGGAGAGGCCGACCGCGCCGACGAAGCGGGGCAGCCGGTGCTCGATCGGTGTCTTCGGGCGGAGGCTGCGGAAGGGTGAGCGGCGCAGGAGACGGGCGGCCAGCCGCGAGACCGGCCCTTGGGCGGGGCCGGCGGGGCTCAGCGGCCCAGAGAAGCGTCCTCCACCATCCATCGGACGAGCTCACCGAATCCGTAGCCCGCATGGGCCGCCAACTCCGGCACAAGGCTCGTCTGGGTCATGCCGGGTTGCGTGTTGACCTCGAGCACGACGAGGGCACCGGTGCCTCCCGGTGTATCGTCGTAGCGAAGGTCCGCACG is from Methylobacterium radiodurans and encodes:
- a CDS encoding cell division protein FtsQ/DivIB — protein: MDGGGRFSGPLSPAGPAQGPVSRLAARLLRRSPFRSLRPKTPIEHRLPRFVGAVGLSAACAGLALAGFVASGRYDAFVVEQGRPLDIAARLAGFGVERVTISGISRMYEREVLAAAGIDWRSSLPFLDVAEVREKLLRVPLIAQASVRKIYPNEVVINQVEREPAALWQKNGEVSVIAADGTVIDTMRDDRYASLPLVVGEGANDKLSEYLGLIAAAGSLGERVRAGTYVSGRRWTLKLDGVDVRLPEADPAAALARLVALQRSERLLDKDIIAVDLRMPDRVVVRLTEEAAAARAEAQKKTKKGTAS